A window from Chrysemys picta bellii isolate R12L10 chromosome 2, ASM1138683v2, whole genome shotgun sequence encodes these proteins:
- the LOC135981434 gene encoding uncharacterized protein LOC135981434, giving the protein MQSSPAVMAVQSGNRKRAPAWTDREVLDLIAVWGDESVLSELRSKRRNAKIYEKISKDMAERGYSRDATQCRVKIKELRQGYQKTKEANGRSGSHPQTSRFYEALHSILGAAATTTPPVTVDSEDGILSTAGSSDMLGDGEDEEGDEEGEAVGSSHNADFPDSQDLFITLTEIPYEASPAVTPDTESGEGSATPSATVSQPSLESHSQRLARIRRRKKRTREDMFSELMASSQAQAAQQTQWRENLTRMHQANMDREERWRQEDQQATQTLLGLLREQTDTLRRLVDVLQERRQEDRAPLQSISNRPPPPPSPIPTSPKVQRRRGGRVPAKSHSTPAESSSSRRLSFPKI; this is encoded by the exons atgcagagctctccagcagtgatggccgtgcagtctgggaatagaaagagagccccagcatggactgatcgtgaagtcttggatctcatcgctgtgtggggcgatgagtccgtgctttccgagctgcgatccaaaagaaggaatgcaaagatctacgagaagatctctaaagacatggcagagagaggatacagccgggatgcaacgcagtgccgcgtgaaaatcaaggagctgagacaaggctaccagaagaccaaagaggcaaacggacgctccggatcccatccccagacatcccgtttctacgaggcactgcattccatcctcggtgctgccgccaccactaccccaccagtgaccgtggactctgaggatgggatactgtccacggccggttcctcggacatgttaggggacggggaagatgaggaaggagatgaggagggcgaggcagtcggcagctctcacaacgctgatttccccgacagccaggatctcttcatcacccttacagagatcccctacgaagcgtccccagccgttaccccggacacagaatctggtgaaggatcagcca ccccgtctgcgactgtctcacaacctagcctggaatcacactcccagaggctagcgcggattaggcgtaggaagaagaggacacgggaggacatgttctctgagcttatggcctcttcccaagcccaggcagcacagcagacccagtggcgggagaacttgacccgaatgcaccaagccaacatggatcgggaggagaggtggcggcaggaagaccagcaggcgactcaaacgctgcttggactactgagggagcaaacggacacgctccggcgccttgtggatgttctgcaggaacggaggcaggaggacagagccccgctgcagtccatctctaaccgccctcccccgccaccaagtcccatacccacctcacccaaagtgcaaagaaggagaggcggcagagtccctgctaagtctcactccacccctgcagagagctctagtagcagaaggctctcatttcccaaaatttga